One Setaria viridis chromosome 5, Setaria_viridis_v4.0, whole genome shotgun sequence genomic region harbors:
- the LOC117856620 gene encoding uncharacterized protein isoform X2, protein MDRLADGLAAASISDPADQGAAAAGAPSADYLLSVMRAVEGADATIRSQLEENNRLKEELLRKTQQLQRMREDATSQSSSSGVGQERNSVANKMDGPKSFDNGFSINPQTTSIYPQNGSFGSGEHLTQESMKQKYLDSPQVNGGFKRSLGEQTAVDNGGPSQFSTPSSRSLSPNRHRKDGDYDSRLLPVSDMNSNISWKQDLTVKVKEGEEEIARLKKHLADYSVKEAQILSEKYTLEKRIAYMRMAFDQQQQDLVDAASKALLYRQDIIEENIRLTYALQAAQQERSTFISSLLPLLSEYDNLQPSVLDAQSIVGNLKVLFRHMQEQLIVIEEKLRESRYQITPWHTELSNNTSHPVPTDPPAGKVLSKSSFDIVPQTPYPHVQSPMSSPVQARSDWGAFGNKNHHVTPSEVPTRNAEQDDMGGNSLSSRSQFRTDVSAQVSQGDSHAVRFHETPSQNPPFKGLSRNDVLDGSESAESQNTQEPSTRWGPGDSPNLASGLEDANPSYPYLPTVLEEPGSSFSEAADDDPLPGIEGLRITGEPFPGRELLASGYPINGTTTCNFEWVRHLEDGSVNFIEGARQPSYVVTADDVDTLLAIEVQPLDDRKRKGEFIKVYANEQGKISCDPETKELIKKTLEIGHVTYEVQVQQPQVRFLDMWEPAVLAIKREGYSIKCIGQRGVVITEKFQQATAIQIPHGRQTEFLIISADGVDYNLKPAENTLLRDTIVLVLRLFKNMAVERRRGRKKGLFFK, encoded by the exons ATGgaccgcctcgccgacggcctcGCGGCGGCATCCATCTCCGACCCGGCGGACcagggcgccgcggccgccggagcgCCCAGCGCCGATTACCTCCTCAGCGTCATGCGCGCCGTCGAGGGCGCCGACGCCACCATCCGGAGCCAG TTGGAAGAGAATAACCGCCTTAAGGAGGAGCTGTTGCGAAAAACACAGCAGTTGCAGAGGATG AGGGAAGATGCTACATCCCAAAGTTCTTCAAGTGGAGTAGGCCAAGAACGCAATTCTGTTGCTAATAAAATGGATGGCCCAAAGTCATTTGATAACGGCTTTTCAATAAATCCCCAAACTACCTCTATCTATCCTCAGAATGGAAGTTTTGGAAGCGGAGAGCATCTGACTCAGGAAAGCATGAAACAGAAATACCTTGACAGTCCTCAGGTTAATGGAGGATTTAAAAGGTCATTAGGTGAACAGACTGCTGTGGATAATGGTGGTCCATCACAGTTCTCCACTCCTTCATCTCGGTCCCTTTCTCCCAATAG GCACAGAAAAGATGGAGATTATGATTCCAGGTTACTGCCAGTTTCAGATATGAACTCAAACATATCCTGGAAGCAG GACCTTACTGTTAAGGTCAAAGAAGGTGAAGAAGAGATTGCACGATTAAAGAAGCATCTCGCTGATTACTCTGTGAAA GAAGCACAAATACTTAGTGAGAAATACACGTTGGAGAAACGTATCGCCTATATGCGCATG GCATTTGATCAGCAGCAGCAAGATTTAGTTGATGCAGCATCAAAAGCTTTGTTGTACAGGCAAGATATTATTGAGGAGAATATCCGTCTAACATATGCATTGCAG GCAGCCCAACAAGAAAGATCGACTTTCATATCTTCTTTGCTGCCTCTTCTGTCTGAGTATGATAATCTCCAGCCCTCTGTTCTCGATGCCCAATCAATTGTTGGTAATCTGAAG GTTTTGTTTAGGCatatgcaggagcaacttattgTTATTGAG GAGAAATTAAGGGAGTCGCGGTACCAAATTACTCCATGGCATACTGAATTGTCGAATAATACCAGCCATCCTGTACCTACTGATCCTCCTGCTGGAAAAGTATTG AGCAAAAGCAGCTTTGATATTGTTCCCCAGACACCATATCCTCACGTTCAATCACCAATGTCTTCCCCAGTTCAAGCTAGAAGTGATTGGGGTGCATTCGGTAACAAAAACCATCATGTTACTCCAAGTGAGGTTCCTACAAGAAATGCTGAACAAGATGACATGGGAGGGAACTCTCTTTCGAGCAG AAGCCAATTTAGGACAGATGTTTCTGCTCAAGTATCTCAAGGTGATTCTCATGCTGTCCGGTTTCACGAGACCCCGAGTCAAAACCCACCATTCAAGGGTCTTAGTAGAAATGATGTACTGGATGGTTCAGAGAGCGCTGAATCCCAAAACACCCAAGAACCTTCTACTCGATGGGGTCCTGGGGACTCACCTAATTTGGCATCTGGTCTTGAGGATGCAAACCCTTCATATCCTTATCTTCCTACAGTTCTTGAGGAGCCTGGTTCTTCTTTCTCTGAAG ctgcagatgatgatCCATTGCCAGGTATAGAAGGGCTTCGAATCACAGGTGAACCTTTTCCGGGACGAGAACTTCTAGCAAGCGGTTACCCCATCAATGGTACCACAACTTGTAATTTTGAG TGGGTACGCCATTTAGAAGATGGCTCCGTAAATTTCATAGAAG GAGCAAGGCAGCCTAGCTATGTTGTTACAGCCGATGATGTGGACACTTTACTAGCCATTGAAGTCCAGCCCCTAGATGATAGGAAAAGAAAG GGGGAATTTATCAAGGTTTATGCTAACGAGCAAGGAAAAATATCATGTG ATCCTGAAACGAAGGAGCTTATTAAGAAAACTCTTGAAATTGGGCACGTGACCTATGAAGTCCAAGTCCAACAGCCT CAGGTCAGATTTTTAGACATGTGGGAACCAGCTGTTTTAGCAATAAAGAGAGAGGGCTACAGCATTAAATGTATTGGTCAGCGTGGTGTTGTTATCACTGagaaatttcagcaagcaaCTGCT ATTCAGATTCCACATGGGCGTCAAACAGAGTTTTTGATTATATCTGCTGATGGTGTTGATTATAATCTGAAGCCAGCAGAAAATACACT GTTGCGGGATACTATTGTTCTAGTATTAAGGTTGTTCAAAAATATG GCTGTtgagaggagaagaggaagaaagaagggcCTTTTCTTCAAGTAG
- the LOC117856620 gene encoding uncharacterized protein isoform X3, giving the protein MDRLADGLAAASISDPADQGAAAAGAPSADYLLSVMRAVEGADATIRSQLEENNRLKEELLRKTQQLQRMREDATSQSSSSGVGQERNSVANKMDGPKSFDNGFSINPQTTSIYPQNGSFGSGEHLTQESMKQKYLDSPQVNGGFKRSLGEQTAVDNGGPSQFSTPSSRSLSPNRHRKDGDYDSRLLPVSDMNSNISWKQDLTVKVKEGEEEIARLKKHLADYSVKEAQILSEKYTLEKRIAYMRMAFDQQQQDLVDAASKALLYRQDIIEENIRLTYALQAAQQERSTFISSLLPLLSEYDNLQPSVLDAQSIVGNLKVLFRHMQEQLIVIEEKLRESRYQITPWHTELSNNTSHPVPTDPPAGKSKSSFDIVPQTPYPHVQSPMSSPVQARSDWGAFGNKNHHVTPSEVPTRNAEQDDMGGNSLSSRSQFRTDVSAQVSQGDSHAVRFHETPSQNPPFKGLSRNDVLDGSESAESQNTQEPSTRWGPGDSPNLASGLEDANPSYPYLPTVLEEPGSSFSEAADDDPLPGIEGLRITGEPFPGRELLASGYPINGTTTCNFEWVRHLEDGSVNFIEGARQPSYVVTADDVDTLLAIEVQPLDDRKRKGEFIKVYANEQGKISCDPETKELIKKTLEIGHVTYEVQVQQPQVRFLDMWEPAVLAIKREGYSIKCIGQRGVVITEKFQQATAIQIPHGRQTEFLIISADGVDYNLKPAENTLLRDTIVLVLRLFKNMAVERRRGRKKGLFFK; this is encoded by the exons ATGgaccgcctcgccgacggcctcGCGGCGGCATCCATCTCCGACCCGGCGGACcagggcgccgcggccgccggagcgCCCAGCGCCGATTACCTCCTCAGCGTCATGCGCGCCGTCGAGGGCGCCGACGCCACCATCCGGAGCCAG TTGGAAGAGAATAACCGCCTTAAGGAGGAGCTGTTGCGAAAAACACAGCAGTTGCAGAGGATG AGGGAAGATGCTACATCCCAAAGTTCTTCAAGTGGAGTAGGCCAAGAACGCAATTCTGTTGCTAATAAAATGGATGGCCCAAAGTCATTTGATAACGGCTTTTCAATAAATCCCCAAACTACCTCTATCTATCCTCAGAATGGAAGTTTTGGAAGCGGAGAGCATCTGACTCAGGAAAGCATGAAACAGAAATACCTTGACAGTCCTCAGGTTAATGGAGGATTTAAAAGGTCATTAGGTGAACAGACTGCTGTGGATAATGGTGGTCCATCACAGTTCTCCACTCCTTCATCTCGGTCCCTTTCTCCCAATAG GCACAGAAAAGATGGAGATTATGATTCCAGGTTACTGCCAGTTTCAGATATGAACTCAAACATATCCTGGAAGCAG GACCTTACTGTTAAGGTCAAAGAAGGTGAAGAAGAGATTGCACGATTAAAGAAGCATCTCGCTGATTACTCTGTGAAA GAAGCACAAATACTTAGTGAGAAATACACGTTGGAGAAACGTATCGCCTATATGCGCATG GCATTTGATCAGCAGCAGCAAGATTTAGTTGATGCAGCATCAAAAGCTTTGTTGTACAGGCAAGATATTATTGAGGAGAATATCCGTCTAACATATGCATTGCAG GCAGCCCAACAAGAAAGATCGACTTTCATATCTTCTTTGCTGCCTCTTCTGTCTGAGTATGATAATCTCCAGCCCTCTGTTCTCGATGCCCAATCAATTGTTGGTAATCTGAAG GTTTTGTTTAGGCatatgcaggagcaacttattgTTATTGAG GAGAAATTAAGGGAGTCGCGGTACCAAATTACTCCATGGCATACTGAATTGTCGAATAATACCAGCCATCCTGTACCTACTGATCCTCCTGCTGGAAAA AGCAAAAGCAGCTTTGATATTGTTCCCCAGACACCATATCCTCACGTTCAATCACCAATGTCTTCCCCAGTTCAAGCTAGAAGTGATTGGGGTGCATTCGGTAACAAAAACCATCATGTTACTCCAAGTGAGGTTCCTACAAGAAATGCTGAACAAGATGACATGGGAGGGAACTCTCTTTCGAGCAG AAGCCAATTTAGGACAGATGTTTCTGCTCAAGTATCTCAAGGTGATTCTCATGCTGTCCGGTTTCACGAGACCCCGAGTCAAAACCCACCATTCAAGGGTCTTAGTAGAAATGATGTACTGGATGGTTCAGAGAGCGCTGAATCCCAAAACACCCAAGAACCTTCTACTCGATGGGGTCCTGGGGACTCACCTAATTTGGCATCTGGTCTTGAGGATGCAAACCCTTCATATCCTTATCTTCCTACAGTTCTTGAGGAGCCTGGTTCTTCTTTCTCTGAAG ctgcagatgatgatCCATTGCCAGGTATAGAAGGGCTTCGAATCACAGGTGAACCTTTTCCGGGACGAGAACTTCTAGCAAGCGGTTACCCCATCAATGGTACCACAACTTGTAATTTTGAG TGGGTACGCCATTTAGAAGATGGCTCCGTAAATTTCATAGAAG GAGCAAGGCAGCCTAGCTATGTTGTTACAGCCGATGATGTGGACACTTTACTAGCCATTGAAGTCCAGCCCCTAGATGATAGGAAAAGAAAG GGGGAATTTATCAAGGTTTATGCTAACGAGCAAGGAAAAATATCATGTG ATCCTGAAACGAAGGAGCTTATTAAGAAAACTCTTGAAATTGGGCACGTGACCTATGAAGTCCAAGTCCAACAGCCT CAGGTCAGATTTTTAGACATGTGGGAACCAGCTGTTTTAGCAATAAAGAGAGAGGGCTACAGCATTAAATGTATTGGTCAGCGTGGTGTTGTTATCACTGagaaatttcagcaagcaaCTGCT ATTCAGATTCCACATGGGCGTCAAACAGAGTTTTTGATTATATCTGCTGATGGTGTTGATTATAATCTGAAGCCAGCAGAAAATACACT GTTGCGGGATACTATTGTTCTAGTATTAAGGTTGTTCAAAAATATG GCTGTtgagaggagaagaggaagaaagaagggcCTTTTCTTCAAGTAG
- the LOC117854711 gene encoding protein EXECUTER 2, chloroplastic isoform X2, whose translation MSPAATACATPAAARPPLNTVPARRSPPSTVRPPSATPARRAAGYCFCTASSSASSPSTWDWTRWSRHFDEVEQDESYASLLQFQLEEAVENEDFAEAAKLKRAILEATGNDAVAHVMAELKSAIEEQRYQDASRLTRLAGTSLVGWWVGYAKDTDDSIGRIVRISPGVGRYVAKSYSPRQLVTASSGTPLFEIFLVRENDETYTMKVVHLRPTKGTSSASSISSTATEGPAKVENESSSESSAISDSVTEEASTDTTVKGNEDVEEKEQDVGSSKDSSVEGLKSVLNFFKSRIPEFKVQVINVDVSEETELAANSSEELVQDDVKSSSENSLEEPTTEELEQEEDVSEEDMDDESKSTEVKLFISGVVHNKEDAGAKSYVRVPAEINNMEKDSFELYIPGKGSDRDLAETKAAKQKVADMAAKLASELMPSDVAKALWGTTKSSSKINKEVQELLRLTLSKAQVKLTENTIFNRIVMDTNSTDPFSGLYVGAFSPYGPEIVQLRRKFGHWNSTDDVEFFEYVEAVKLTGDLSVPAGQITFRAKIGKGKRLENRGAYPEEFGVIASFKGQGRIAQPGFKNPRWVDGELLVLNGKLQDCP comes from the exons ATGTCCCCCGCGGCCACCGCGtgcgccacgccggcggcggctcgcccGCCCCTCAACACCGTCCCGgcccgccggtcgccgccctCCACCGTGCGACCGCCATCCGCcacccccgcccgccgcgccgccggctactGCTTctgcaccgcctcctcctcggcgtcgtcgccCTCCACCTGGGACTGGACCCGATGGAGCCGCCACTTCGACGAGGTCGAACAGGACGAGAGCTACGCGTCCCTCCTCCAG TTCCagctggaggaggcggtggagaacGAGGACTTCGCCGAGGCCGCCAAGCTCAAGAGGGCCATCCTCGAGGCCACCGGCAACGACGCTGTCGCCCACGTCATGGCCGAGCTCAAG AGTGCTATAGAGGAACAGCGGTATCAGGATGCCTCAAGGTTGACCAGGCTTGCTGGAACCAGCTTG GTAGGTTGGTGGGTGGGATATGCTAAGGACACCGATGATTCCATTGGGAGAATTGTACGAATAAGCCCTGGTGTTGGGAGATATGTGGCTAAGAGCTACAGCCCAAG GCAATTGGTGACTGCATCTTCTGGGACTCCATTATTTGAAATTTTCCTCGTCAGAGAAAATGATGAGACGTATACAATGAAG GTGGTACACTTGCGACCAACAAAAGGAACATCAAGTGCATCATCCATATCTTCGACAGCTACAGAAGGTCCAGCTAAGGTGGAGAATGAAAGTTCATCAGAAAGTAGTGCTATATCTGATAGTGTTACAGAGGAAGCAAGTACAGATACTACAGTAAAAGGAAATGaggatgttgaggagaaagaaCAAGATGTTGGTAGCAGCAAGGATAGTAGTGTTGAAGGATTAAAAAGTGTTTTGAATTTTTTCAAGTCTCGGATTCCTGAATTCAAAGTTCAAGTAATAAATGTTGATGTATCTGAGGAAACTGAATTGGCTGCAAATTCGTCGGAAGAATTAGTACAAGATGATGTGAAGAGTTCATCAGAAAACTCATTGGAAGAGCCCACCACTGAGGAGCTTGAGCAGGAGGAAGATGTTTCAGAAGAAGATATGGATGACGAGAGTAAAAGTACTGAGGTGAAGCTTTTCATCAGTGGAGTGGTTCACAATAAAGAAGATGCTGGAGCAAAATCATATGTTCGTGTTCCAGCTGAAATAAATAACATGGAAAAAGACTCCTTCGAACTGTACATTCCTGGAAAAGGTTCTGATCGAGATCTGGCTGAAACAAAGGCTGCAAAACAAAAAGTTGCAGATATGGCTGCTAAATTAGCATCAGAGCTTATGCCATCTGATGTCGCAAAGGCATTATGGGGCACAACCAAGAGCTCTTCAAAG ATAAATAAAGAAGTTCAGGAGCTTTTAAGGCTTACATTAAGCAAGGCTCAAGTCAAGCTGACTGAGAATACCATTTTTAATCGGATTGTTATGGACACTAACAGCACAGATCCATTTAGTG GTCTCTATGTTGGAGCATTTAGTCCATATGGACCAGAAATTGTGCAGCTTCGTCGGAAGTTCGGGCACTGGAACAGTACCGATGATGTTGAGTTTTTCGAGTACGTTGAAGCAGTAAAGTTGACTGGTGATCTGAGTGTCCCTGCTGGCCAG ATAACATTCCGTGCCAAGATTGGGAAGGGCA
- the LOC117856620 gene encoding uncharacterized protein isoform X1 produces the protein MDRLADGLAAASISDPADQGAAAAGAPSADYLLSVMRAVEGADATIRSQLEENNRLKEELLRKTQQLQRMREDATSQSSSSGVGQERNSVANKMDGPKSFDNGFSINPQTTSIYPQNGSFGSGEHLTQESMKQKYLDSPQVNGGFKRSLGEQTAVDNGGPSQFSTPSSRSLSPNRHRKDGDYDSRLLPVSDMNSNISWKQDLTVKVKEGEEEIARLKKHLADYSVKEAQILSEKYTLEKRIAYMRMAFDQQQQDLVDAASKALLYRQDIIEENIRLTYALQAAQQERSTFISSLLPLLSEYDNLQPSVLDAQSIVGNLKVLFRHMQEQLIVIEEKLRESRYQITPWHTELSNNTSHPVPTDPPAGKVLVTTSKSSFDIVPQTPYPHVQSPMSSPVQARSDWGAFGNKNHHVTPSEVPTRNAEQDDMGGNSLSSRSQFRTDVSAQVSQGDSHAVRFHETPSQNPPFKGLSRNDVLDGSESAESQNTQEPSTRWGPGDSPNLASGLEDANPSYPYLPTVLEEPGSSFSEAADDDPLPGIEGLRITGEPFPGRELLASGYPINGTTTCNFEWVRHLEDGSVNFIEGARQPSYVVTADDVDTLLAIEVQPLDDRKRKGEFIKVYANEQGKISCDPETKELIKKTLEIGHVTYEVQVQQPQVRFLDMWEPAVLAIKREGYSIKCIGQRGVVITEKFQQATAIQIPHGRQTEFLIISADGVDYNLKPAENTLLRDTIVLVLRLFKNMAVERRRGRKKGLFFK, from the exons ATGgaccgcctcgccgacggcctcGCGGCGGCATCCATCTCCGACCCGGCGGACcagggcgccgcggccgccggagcgCCCAGCGCCGATTACCTCCTCAGCGTCATGCGCGCCGTCGAGGGCGCCGACGCCACCATCCGGAGCCAG TTGGAAGAGAATAACCGCCTTAAGGAGGAGCTGTTGCGAAAAACACAGCAGTTGCAGAGGATG AGGGAAGATGCTACATCCCAAAGTTCTTCAAGTGGAGTAGGCCAAGAACGCAATTCTGTTGCTAATAAAATGGATGGCCCAAAGTCATTTGATAACGGCTTTTCAATAAATCCCCAAACTACCTCTATCTATCCTCAGAATGGAAGTTTTGGAAGCGGAGAGCATCTGACTCAGGAAAGCATGAAACAGAAATACCTTGACAGTCCTCAGGTTAATGGAGGATTTAAAAGGTCATTAGGTGAACAGACTGCTGTGGATAATGGTGGTCCATCACAGTTCTCCACTCCTTCATCTCGGTCCCTTTCTCCCAATAG GCACAGAAAAGATGGAGATTATGATTCCAGGTTACTGCCAGTTTCAGATATGAACTCAAACATATCCTGGAAGCAG GACCTTACTGTTAAGGTCAAAGAAGGTGAAGAAGAGATTGCACGATTAAAGAAGCATCTCGCTGATTACTCTGTGAAA GAAGCACAAATACTTAGTGAGAAATACACGTTGGAGAAACGTATCGCCTATATGCGCATG GCATTTGATCAGCAGCAGCAAGATTTAGTTGATGCAGCATCAAAAGCTTTGTTGTACAGGCAAGATATTATTGAGGAGAATATCCGTCTAACATATGCATTGCAG GCAGCCCAACAAGAAAGATCGACTTTCATATCTTCTTTGCTGCCTCTTCTGTCTGAGTATGATAATCTCCAGCCCTCTGTTCTCGATGCCCAATCAATTGTTGGTAATCTGAAG GTTTTGTTTAGGCatatgcaggagcaacttattgTTATTGAG GAGAAATTAAGGGAGTCGCGGTACCAAATTACTCCATGGCATACTGAATTGTCGAATAATACCAGCCATCCTGTACCTACTGATCCTCCTGCTGGAAAAGTATTGGTGACTACA AGCAAAAGCAGCTTTGATATTGTTCCCCAGACACCATATCCTCACGTTCAATCACCAATGTCTTCCCCAGTTCAAGCTAGAAGTGATTGGGGTGCATTCGGTAACAAAAACCATCATGTTACTCCAAGTGAGGTTCCTACAAGAAATGCTGAACAAGATGACATGGGAGGGAACTCTCTTTCGAGCAG AAGCCAATTTAGGACAGATGTTTCTGCTCAAGTATCTCAAGGTGATTCTCATGCTGTCCGGTTTCACGAGACCCCGAGTCAAAACCCACCATTCAAGGGTCTTAGTAGAAATGATGTACTGGATGGTTCAGAGAGCGCTGAATCCCAAAACACCCAAGAACCTTCTACTCGATGGGGTCCTGGGGACTCACCTAATTTGGCATCTGGTCTTGAGGATGCAAACCCTTCATATCCTTATCTTCCTACAGTTCTTGAGGAGCCTGGTTCTTCTTTCTCTGAAG ctgcagatgatgatCCATTGCCAGGTATAGAAGGGCTTCGAATCACAGGTGAACCTTTTCCGGGACGAGAACTTCTAGCAAGCGGTTACCCCATCAATGGTACCACAACTTGTAATTTTGAG TGGGTACGCCATTTAGAAGATGGCTCCGTAAATTTCATAGAAG GAGCAAGGCAGCCTAGCTATGTTGTTACAGCCGATGATGTGGACACTTTACTAGCCATTGAAGTCCAGCCCCTAGATGATAGGAAAAGAAAG GGGGAATTTATCAAGGTTTATGCTAACGAGCAAGGAAAAATATCATGTG ATCCTGAAACGAAGGAGCTTATTAAGAAAACTCTTGAAATTGGGCACGTGACCTATGAAGTCCAAGTCCAACAGCCT CAGGTCAGATTTTTAGACATGTGGGAACCAGCTGTTTTAGCAATAAAGAGAGAGGGCTACAGCATTAAATGTATTGGTCAGCGTGGTGTTGTTATCACTGagaaatttcagcaagcaaCTGCT ATTCAGATTCCACATGGGCGTCAAACAGAGTTTTTGATTATATCTGCTGATGGTGTTGATTATAATCTGAAGCCAGCAGAAAATACACT GTTGCGGGATACTATTGTTCTAGTATTAAGGTTGTTCAAAAATATG GCTGTtgagaggagaagaggaagaaagaagggcCTTTTCTTCAAGTAG